The following proteins come from a genomic window of Candidatus Goldiibacteriota bacterium HGW-Goldbacteria-1:
- a CDS encoding ADP-ribose pyrophosphatase, which yields MKTPEKLLSRRLGYKGRIITVFSDVISLKGRRLKRDLITHPGSAVIIPVLDINKKIIILIKQYRYAAKQYMVEVPAGTRDNNESTLACARREIMEETGFTAERFKKILNFYPTPGVMNENMDIYIATGLTPAVKKPDWDEDIKVITLTLDKALEMIDKGKIRDAKTITSLLMLDRIYRTLSLKKRYLK from the coding sequence ATGAAAACGCCCGAAAAACTTCTTTCCAGACGCCTTGGATATAAAGGAAGAATAATAACTGTATTTAGCGACGTCATAAGCCTTAAAGGGCGCAGGCTTAAACGCGACCTTATCACACACCCCGGTTCCGCGGTGATTATCCCGGTTCTTGATATAAATAAAAAAATAATCATCCTGATAAAACAATACAGGTACGCCGCAAAACAATATATGGTGGAAGTGCCTGCCGGTACAAGGGACAACAATGAATCTACCCTTGCGTGCGCCAGGCGTGAAATTATGGAAGAGACCGGCTTTACCGCGGAAAGATTCAAAAAAATCCTGAACTTCTACCCCACCCCGGGAGTAATGAACGAAAACATGGATATTTATATAGCCACAGGTTTAACCCCCGCGGTTAAAAAACCTGACTGGGACGAAGACATTAAAGTAATTACATTAACGCTTGATAAAGCGCTTGAGATGATAGATAAAGGCAAGATTCGGGATGCAAAAACCATAACAAGCCTGCTTATGCTGGACAGGATATACAGGACTTTAAGCCTGAAAAAAAGATATTTAAAATAA
- the nadC gene encoding nicotinate-nucleotide diphosphorylase (carboxylating) — translation MICMEMLKKFEKEMNEIIKLALKEDIGAGDITTDVLISQSAETKAVFVAKDHGIICGLPVAKRVFQVLDKNIKVTFKKKDGTWVKPGEILATVKGRARALLSGERLALNIIQRLSGIATYTSKFVDIARPYGVKILDTRKTTPLMRLLEKYAVKTGGGVNHRMGLYDAVLIKNNHLKQIDIEKAYVDMRRWIPKEMKVEIEVETIEMLEKVIKLQPDIIMLDNMNVEMLHRAIPMVRKSGIPSKIEVSGGINMSNIRDVVKTRPDFVSIGSITHSPPSMDISLRMIN, via the coding sequence GTGATATGTATGGAAATGCTTAAAAAATTTGAAAAAGAAATGAACGAAATAATAAAGCTGGCTTTAAAAGAAGACATTGGAGCCGGTGATATTACCACAGATGTGCTTATATCGCAGTCTGCGGAAACAAAGGCTGTTTTTGTCGCAAAAGATCACGGTATTATATGCGGCCTTCCTGTGGCGAAAAGGGTTTTTCAGGTGCTTGATAAAAATATAAAAGTCACATTTAAGAAGAAAGACGGAACATGGGTAAAGCCGGGAGAGATACTGGCAACGGTAAAGGGCAGGGCAAGGGCGCTTTTATCCGGCGAAAGGCTGGCTCTTAATATTATCCAGCGCTTATCCGGAATTGCCACATATACAAGCAAATTTGTTGATATAGCAAGGCCATACGGGGTTAAAATACTTGATACAAGAAAGACCACCCCGCTGATGAGGCTGCTTGAAAAATATGCCGTAAAGACAGGCGGCGGAGTTAATCATAGAATGGGGCTTTATGACGCGGTGCTTATCAAGAACAACCACTTAAAGCAGATTGATATAGAAAAAGCGTATGTGGACATGAGGCGCTGGATACCAAAAGAGATGAAAGTTGAAATAGAAGTCGAAACAATAGAGATGCTGGAAAAAGTGATAAAACTTCAGCCGGATATAATAATGCTGGATAACATGAACGTTGAAATGCTGCACAGGGCGATTCCCATGGTGCGCAAGTCAGGCATACCTTCCAAAATTGAAGTGTCAGGCGGCATTAATATGAGCAATATCCGTGACGTGGTTAAGACAAGGCCTGATTTTGTATCTATCGGCTCTATTACCCATTCTCCGCCATCAATGGACATAAGCTTAAGGATGATAAATTAA
- a CDS encoding valine--tRNA ligase — protein sequence MKEFVLDKYIPEEIEGKIYSFWTEKGYFKADENSTKPPFCVVIPPPNVTGSLHMGHALNNTLQDILCRYKRARGFNVLWVPGCDHAGIATQNVVERELKKEGKKRHDLGREKFVQRVWEWKEKYGTTIMMQLRKLGSSLDWSRERFTMDEGLSEAVKEVFVRLYNEKLIYRGDYIINWCPRCHTALSDIEVEHKDLDGHFYHIKYPYKDKPGFIQVATTRPETLLGDTAVAVNPDDPRYKDIPEGTMILLPETGRAIPLIKDEYVDKEFGTGAVKITPAHDPNDFLIGLKHKLEMIKVMDESAKMNENAGAKYQGMDRFEARKKIMEALEEQGLVVKVEDHKHAVGHCYRCNTVIEPYVSTQWFVKIKPLAQPAIKAVEDGEVQFTPDMWKKVYFEWMNNIKDWCISRQLWWGHRIPAWYCECGEIIVSKETPAGCPKCGSLKITQDEDVLDTWFSSALWPFSTLGWPKDTKDLKAFYPTSVLVTSWDILFFWVARMIMTGIKFMEKPPFAHVVINSLVCDSEGKKMSKSKGNVVDPLDIISKYSADSLRFTMATLETATRHIAFSEDRLKGYSNFMNKIWNAAKFVKQNLEGYKAVDLDKAQLKLPEKWILSRLNSVVDKVTDAVESFKFSESSLLLYDFFWHDFCDWYLEIAKIDLYKEGSDYKNTVQTVLAKVLKDSLILMHPYIPFITEEIYGHMGFAGAKESIMKESWPFVHEPFNFDAKEMDTVMDAIYVLRNARGQFNISPAEKLDGYIVTDNKALVEANRDIMITLAKLSSLNFTDKTGENVAGREVKDLGFAGIDMKGKVDTAKETEKAKKAIEKFNNGIKSIETKLSNPKFTENAPKKLVDEENAKIEKLKSDIADEEKKIKLLERLA from the coding sequence ATAAAGGAGTTCGTGTTGGATAAATATATTCCCGAAGAAATAGAAGGAAAGATATATTCTTTCTGGACAGAAAAAGGTTATTTTAAGGCGGATGAAAATTCAACCAAACCGCCTTTTTGTGTTGTTATACCGCCTCCGAATGTCACGGGTTCGCTTCATATGGGGCACGCGCTTAATAACACGCTGCAGGATATTTTATGCCGCTATAAAAGGGCGCGCGGATTTAATGTATTGTGGGTGCCGGGTTGCGACCATGCGGGTATTGCCACGCAGAATGTGGTGGAACGCGAACTGAAAAAAGAAGGAAAAAAGAGGCATGATCTGGGCCGTGAAAAATTTGTACAGCGCGTGTGGGAATGGAAAGAAAAATACGGCACGACAATCATGATGCAGTTAAGAAAACTTGGAAGCTCACTGGACTGGAGCCGCGAACGTTTTACAATGGACGAAGGGCTTTCAGAAGCCGTAAAAGAGGTTTTTGTAAGGCTTTATAATGAAAAACTTATATACAGGGGCGACTATATAATCAACTGGTGCCCGCGCTGCCATACGGCGTTATCTGATATTGAAGTGGAACACAAAGATTTAGACGGACATTTTTATCACATAAAATACCCTTATAAGGATAAACCGGGTTTTATTCAGGTGGCAACCACAAGGCCTGAAACGCTTCTTGGGGATACTGCTGTGGCGGTTAATCCCGATGACCCAAGATACAAAGATATTCCTGAAGGTACTATGATATTACTGCCGGAAACAGGCAGGGCAATACCTTTAATTAAAGACGAATATGTAGATAAGGAATTCGGCACAGGCGCGGTAAAAATTACACCTGCGCACGATCCGAATGACTTCCTGATAGGCCTAAAACATAAACTTGAAATGATAAAGGTAATGGATGAGAGCGCAAAAATGAACGAAAATGCCGGCGCTAAATATCAGGGCATGGACAGGTTTGAAGCCAGAAAAAAAATAATGGAAGCGCTTGAAGAGCAGGGGCTTGTTGTCAAAGTAGAAGATCACAAGCACGCTGTGGGGCACTGCTACCGCTGCAATACCGTAATTGAACCATATGTTTCCACCCAGTGGTTTGTAAAGATAAAACCGCTTGCCCAACCCGCCATAAAAGCGGTGGAAGACGGTGAAGTTCAGTTTACCCCTGATATGTGGAAAAAAGTATATTTTGAATGGATGAATAATATAAAAGACTGGTGTATTTCCCGTCAGCTGTGGTGGGGGCACCGTATACCCGCATGGTACTGTGAATGCGGCGAAATTATAGTTTCAAAGGAAACTCCTGCAGGCTGCCCCAAATGCGGCAGCCTGAAAATAACCCAGGATGAAGATGTCCTGGACACATGGTTTTCTTCTGCATTATGGCCTTTTTCAACGCTTGGCTGGCCTAAAGATACAAAGGATTTAAAGGCTTTTTATCCCACATCTGTCCTTGTAACCAGCTGGGACATTCTGTTTTTCTGGGTGGCAAGGATGATAATGACGGGTATAAAATTTATGGAAAAGCCTCCTTTTGCGCACGTGGTTATAAATTCGCTTGTGTGCGATTCAGAAGGCAAAAAAATGAGCAAATCAAAAGGCAATGTGGTTGACCCGCTTGATATTATTTCAAAGTATTCCGCGGATTCGCTGCGCTTTACCATGGCAACGCTGGAAACTGCCACGCGCCATATAGCGTTTTCAGAAGACAGGCTTAAGGGCTACAGCAACTTCATGAACAAGATATGGAACGCCGCTAAATTTGTAAAACAGAATCTGGAAGGTTATAAAGCTGTGGACCTTGATAAAGCGCAGCTAAAGCTTCCGGAAAAGTGGATATTATCACGCTTAAATTCTGTGGTGGACAAAGTGACTGACGCGGTGGAAAGTTTTAAATTCTCGGAATCTTCGCTTTTATTATATGATTTCTTCTGGCACGATTTCTGTGACTGGTACCTTGAAATAGCAAAGATAGACCTTTATAAAGAAGGGTCCGATTATAAAAATACTGTTCAGACAGTGCTTGCCAAAGTATTAAAGGATTCGCTTATATTAATGCACCCGTATATACCGTTTATAACCGAAGAAATTTACGGGCATATGGGTTTTGCCGGAGCAAAAGAAAGTATTATGAAAGAAAGCTGGCCGTTTGTGCATGAACCTTTTAATTTTGACGCCAAAGAAATGGACACGGTTATGGATGCCATTTACGTTTTAAGAAACGCCAGGGGGCAGTTTAACATATCCCCGGCTGAAAAACTTGACGGCTATATTGTAACGGATAATAAAGCGCTGGTGGAAGCCAACAGGGATATAATGATAACTCTTGCAAAACTCAGCTCGCTTAACTTTACGGATAAGACCGGGGAAAATGTGGCAGGCAGGGAAGTAAAAGATTTAGGATTTGCCGGTATTGACATGAAAGGAAAAGTGGATACGGCAAAAGAAACAGAAAAAGCAAAAAAAGCCATAGAGAAATTTAATAACGGCATAAAGTCAATAGAAACAAAACTTTCTAACCCCAAGTTTACGGAAAATGCGCCGAAAAAACTTGTGGATGAAGAAAACGCGAAAATAGAAAAATTGAAATCAGATATAGCTGATGAAGAGAAGAAAATAAAACTGCTGGAAAGGCTTGCGTGA
- a CDS encoding 5-formyltetrahydrofolate cyclo-ligase, translated as MRCLEKGRDLLYYVFMDKTSLRKKLRVKRNCLPQTELAPQSRLIIKKLSGLIPFKKGMTVMAYISTQSEVRTAPLINYLHKTGATVCVPWVRGNDIVPVILTKGNHLKKDAYGIKVPVIKKVITNMKKIDVVAAPGIGFDIHGNRIGFGKGYYDRFLKKLPSKTIKAALAFSCQLVKNIPAEKHDIKMDFIITEKEIVNCRDTR; from the coding sequence ATGCGCTGTCTTGAAAAGGGCCGTGATTTATTGTATTATGTTTTTATGGATAAAACTTCGTTACGAAAAAAACTGCGCGTGAAGCGTAACTGCCTTCCCCAAACAGAGCTTGCTCCGCAAAGCAGGCTTATAATTAAAAAACTTTCAGGGCTGATACCCTTTAAAAAAGGCATGACAGTCATGGCCTACATCAGCACACAAAGTGAAGTTAGAACAGCCCCCCTTATAAATTACCTGCATAAAACCGGCGCCACAGTCTGTGTTCCCTGGGTGCGCGGCAATGATATTGTCCCTGTAATTTTAACAAAAGGTAATCATTTAAAAAAAGATGCTTATGGTATAAAGGTACCCGTCATTAAGAAAGTAATAACAAATATGAAAAAAATAGACGTTGTAGCGGCGCCAGGTATTGGTTTTGACATACATGGAAACAGAATTGGCTTTGGAAAGGGTTATTATGACAGATTCTTAAAAAAGCTTCCTTCCAAAACAATCAAAGCCGCTCTTGCTTTTTCCTGCCAGCTGGTAAAAAACATTCCCGCGGAAAAGCATGATATTAAAATGGACTTTATCATAACCGAAAAAGAGATTGTAAACTGCAGAGATACGAGGTAA
- a CDS encoding chloride channel protein has protein sequence MSKKDRKSTGIYNYIVKRAAGFIAHTGVMTTGRWIYFGAIVGVISAVCAMLFALSLKFTGFIFLETIAGIKTSSLGMMIFEEGYKKWLILVVPAFGGLVSGWLTTKFAPDAKGHGTDYVIKSFHKNAGNIFLRVPVVKIIATAFVIGTGGSAGREGPIAQIGAGFASVLARFMKLNDREKRLLIMAGAAGGIAAIFGAPLGGAIFAAEVLYRNHELEAEVILPSIISSIVAFSIFRSVMGIERLFSIGSVSFSSAYELIPYTILGVGCAVAGIVFVKLFNRVKTAFNGYNKISVIFKPALGGFLLGVMALYLPGVLGGGYQYMQMAFDGSIPVLLMFLLAAGKMVSTSLTIGSGGSGGIFAPSLFIGAMTGGAIGGVLRYMLPPGWMPPEAAFIAVGMGGLFACVARVPLASLIMVSEMTRGYDLLVPMMLVSVIAFLLNRKPYTVYDEQVNGLVDSPAHRGDFEMDVLEDIIVTPDIIEKGAVVLPRRAPIKKAIDTAMNSKQGIFPVIDQKDGGRVVGVFSLQDIKEYLLESGLGEEALVEDITQHNFIRIHIGDRLHSVVDKFTANDVDALPVIDEKTGMLMGMFSRDGLIKLYNKKLIALSLRKSKAGNMPAGQ, from the coding sequence ATGTCAAAAAAGGATAGAAAAAGCACAGGCATTTATAATTATATTGTAAAAAGGGCGGCGGGATTTATCGCCCATACGGGTGTAATGACCACGGGCCGCTGGATATATTTTGGGGCTATTGTGGGTGTTATTTCCGCTGTGTGCGCCATGTTATTTGCTTTGTCGCTTAAGTTTACGGGATTTATTTTTCTTGAAACTATTGCCGGAATTAAAACGTCTTCACTTGGCATGATGATATTTGAAGAGGGATACAAAAAATGGCTTATCCTTGTGGTGCCGGCTTTTGGCGGCCTTGTTTCCGGATGGCTTACGACAAAATTTGCCCCTGACGCAAAAGGGCACGGCACGGATTATGTCATTAAAAGTTTTCATAAAAACGCGGGAAATATATTTTTAAGGGTGCCTGTAGTTAAAATAATTGCCACGGCATTTGTGATTGGAACAGGCGGGTCGGCGGGACGCGAAGGCCCCATAGCGCAGATAGGCGCGGGGTTTGCGTCTGTGCTTGCAAGGTTTATGAAGTTAAACGACAGGGAAAAAAGGCTTTTAATAATGGCCGGCGCGGCAGGCGGAATTGCGGCGATTTTTGGAGCACCGTTAGGGGGCGCGATTTTTGCGGCTGAAGTCCTTTACAGAAATCATGAACTGGAAGCGGAAGTTATTCTTCCTTCTATTATTTCATCAATCGTGGCGTTTTCTATATTTCGCAGCGTGATGGGGATAGAGCGCCTTTTCAGCATCGGATCGGTGTCATTCAGTTCGGCGTATGAACTTATTCCCTATACCATACTTGGTGTGGGCTGCGCTGTTGCGGGGATAGTGTTTGTAAAGTTATTTAACCGGGTGAAAACAGCTTTTAACGGATATAATAAAATATCAGTAATTTTTAAACCCGCGCTTGGCGGATTTTTGCTTGGGGTTATGGCTTTATATCTGCCGGGAGTGCTTGGCGGCGGTTATCAGTATATGCAGATGGCTTTTGACGGTTCTATTCCGGTTCTTCTTATGTTTCTTCTGGCTGCCGGAAAAATGGTTTCAACATCGCTTACTATAGGCTCCGGCGGTTCCGGCGGTATATTTGCGCCGTCGCTTTTTATAGGGGCGATGACCGGAGGCGCGATTGGAGGAGTATTAAGATATATGCTTCCTCCGGGCTGGATGCCGCCGGAAGCGGCATTTATTGCCGTGGGGATGGGCGGCCTTTTCGCCTGTGTTGCCAGAGTACCGCTTGCCAGCCTTATAATGGTATCTGAAATGACAAGGGGTTACGACCTTCTTGTGCCTATGATGCTTGTATCTGTTATTGCTTTTTTGCTTAACAGAAAACCTTATACTGTATATGACGAACAGGTTAACGGGCTGGTTGATTCACCCGCTCACAGGGGGGATTTTGAAATGGACGTTCTGGAGGATATAATTGTAACGCCTGATATAATTGAAAAAGGGGCCGTTGTACTTCCAAGGCGCGCGCCTATTAAAAAGGCAATTGATACGGCTATGAATTCAAAACAGGGAATTTTTCCTGTAATTGATCAGAAAGACGGAGGCCGGGTTGTGGGGGTTTTTTCCCTGCAGGACATAAAGGAATATTTGCTTGAAAGCGGCCTTGGGGAAGAGGCGCTTGTGGAAGATATAACGCAGCATAATTTTATCCGTATTCATATCGGAGACAGGCTTCATTCAGTGGTGGATAAATTTACAGCCAATGATGTTGACGCGCTTCCCGTGATTGATGAAAAAACGGGAATGCTTATGGGAATGTTTTCAAGGGACGGGCTTATTAAACTTTATAATAAAAAGCTTATAGCGTTATCTTTAAGAAAAAGCAAAGCGGGAAATATGCCTGCAGGACAGTAA
- a CDS encoding acetyl-CoA carboxylase carboxyl transferase subunit alpha, translating to MPVDKPLEFEKPILEIKKKIGELKLLSAEGKINADAEIKTLEAKMEVLRQDIYKNLSSWQVVQIMRHVGRPKMLDFVSLMCTDFQELHGDRAFKDDKAMVGGTAKIDGIPVMLIGLQKGKDTKENLFRNFGMAQPEGYRKALRLMKTAEKFNVPIVTFVDTSGAYPGLESEERGVAEAIARNLHEMARIKVPIIVCVIGEGGSGGALGVGVGDRILMLKYATYSVISFEGAAAILWKDSTKAAEAAKVLKPTAQDLLQIKVIDEIVEEPVEGAHRDYDATAANLKTAIVKNLKELMDTPADKLLDDRYNKFRNMGFFTRSNG from the coding sequence ATGCCGGTTGACAAACCACTTGAATTTGAAAAACCTATACTTGAAATTAAAAAGAAGATAGGGGAACTGAAACTTTTATCCGCTGAAGGCAAGATTAATGCCGATGCGGAGATTAAAACTCTTGAAGCAAAGATGGAAGTTTTAAGGCAGGATATTTATAAAAATCTTTCTTCCTGGCAGGTAGTTCAGATAATGAGGCATGTGGGAAGGCCCAAAATGCTGGATTTTGTCTCGTTAATGTGCACCGATTTCCAGGAGCTGCACGGGGACAGGGCTTTTAAAGACGATAAAGCCATGGTGGGCGGAACCGCAAAAATTGACGGTATTCCGGTTATGCTTATAGGGCTTCAGAAAGGAAAAGACACAAAAGAAAACCTTTTTAGAAACTTTGGAATGGCGCAGCCTGAAGGGTACAGAAAAGCTTTAAGGCTGATGAAAACAGCAGAGAAATTTAATGTGCCAATAGTGACATTTGTTGATACAAGCGGCGCTTATCCCGGTCTGGAAAGCGAAGAGCGCGGGGTGGCGGAAGCTATTGCAAGAAATCTTCATGAAATGGCAAGAATAAAGGTGCCGATAATTGTCTGTGTAATAGGCGAAGGCGGAAGCGGCGGAGCGCTTGGCGTGGGTGTCGGAGACAGGATACTTATGTTAAAGTATGCCACATACAGTGTTATATCTTTTGAAGGTGCTGCGGCCATTCTTTGGAAAGACAGTACAAAAGCCGCGGAAGCAGCAAAAGTTTTAAAGCCGACTGCGCAGGATTTGTTACAAATAAAAGTCATAGATGAAATAGTGGAAGAACCGGTTGAAGGTGCCCACAGGGATTATGATGCAACGGCAGCAAATCTTAAAACAGCAATTGTGAAGAATCTTAAGGAACTCATGGATACGCCTGCTGACAAGCTTCTTGATGACAGGTACAATAAATTCAGGAACATGGGTTTTTTTACCAGGAGTAACGGATAA
- a CDS encoding sodium:proton exchanger: protein MEFSAAVLFIGLMVFFAHFFSATFNRTKIPDVLPLVIIGILAGPVFNFINPEILGRFGEIFSTLTLVIILFEAGLCLDISVIRSSAGSGAKLAVFSFLLTFAGAGFISYFFMGLELLQAAVFGAILGGGAPSIVIPIIKKMSAGGKTASVVVFESTISEVLSIVIVLQLIATAGAGGIDAVHMSAKVFFAFLIAVVIGVVSALFWSMMLNRIRLLENSAFTTPAFVFIVFGGAEIAGFSGAIAALCFGIMLGNMQKINVGPLKHINVTMNEAEKSFMAEAVFLMRTFFFLYIGISIKPAGFDVFAFALVITAVIYVARVISAQLSFNRKENRFDVTAAGVMVSRGLASAVLAGIPLQAGMEGGEIIRDTVYAVILLSILLNSFLSYSVERQKGMYRIISAFFSGFSTEKTDDTAADNNEKGGF from the coding sequence ATGGAATTTTCAGCCGCGGTTTTATTTATAGGATTAATGGTTTTTTTCGCACATTTTTTTTCTGCCACGTTTAACCGCACAAAGATTCCGGACGTTCTGCCTTTGGTAATCATAGGAATACTTGCAGGCCCGGTCTTTAATTTTATAAATCCGGAAATTCTTGGAAGGTTTGGGGAAATTTTCAGTACGCTTACCCTTGTGATAATACTGTTTGAAGCCGGGTTGTGCCTTGATATTTCTGTCATCAGGTCATCCGCCGGCAGCGGCGCCAAACTGGCTGTTTTCAGTTTTTTATTGACTTTCGCGGGGGCAGGTTTTATTTCATATTTTTTTATGGGTTTGGAACTTCTTCAGGCGGCTGTTTTTGGGGCAATATTGGGCGGCGGCGCGCCTTCAATAGTAATACCGATAATTAAAAAGATGAGCGCGGGCGGTAAGACGGCGTCTGTTGTTGTATTTGAAAGTACAATAAGCGAGGTGCTTTCAATAGTTATCGTGCTGCAGCTTATAGCCACTGCCGGGGCAGGCGGTATTGACGCCGTACACATGTCCGCAAAAGTATTTTTTGCGTTTCTCATTGCGGTGGTAATAGGCGTTGTGTCAGCCCTTTTCTGGTCAATGATGTTAAACAGAATAAGGCTTCTGGAAAACAGCGCTTTTACAACCCCTGCTTTTGTGTTTATTGTTTTTGGCGGCGCGGAAATAGCCGGTTTCAGCGGGGCTATTGCGGCGCTTTGCTTTGGGATAATGCTTGGCAACATGCAGAAAATAAACGTGGGCCCCCTTAAGCATATTAACGTTACCATGAATGAAGCTGAAAAAAGTTTTATGGCGGAAGCTGTCTTTTTAATGAGGACTTTTTTCTTTTTATATATCGGGATTTCCATAAAGCCTGCGGGTTTTGATGTATTTGCATTTGCGCTGGTGATTACGGCTGTTATCTATGTTGCCAGGGTCATTTCGGCTCAGCTGTCGTTTAACAGGAAAGAAAACAGGTTTGATGTTACAGCTGCCGGCGTGATGGTTTCAAGGGGGCTTGCATCAGCGGTTCTTGCGGGTATTCCGCTTCAGGCGGGAATGGAAGGCGGGGAGATAATAAGGGATACCGTTTATGCCGTTATTCTTCTAAGTATTCTGCTGAATTCATTTTTATCATATTCTGTTGAAAGGCAAAAGGGTATGTACAGGATTATATCCGCTTTCTTTTCCGGATTCAGCACGGAAAAAACAGATGACACGGCAGCGGATAATAATGAAAAAGGCGGCTTTTAA
- a CDS encoding biotin--[acetyl-CoA-carboxylase] ligase: MKINPIEAVLKNKLLNNVIVFDTIESTNNYLINNSNPSGTVAVAAVQKYGKGKQGASWISARGGLWFSFIIHKKIKMPFLFVILSSVAVADTLKSYGVKPEIKWPNDVLVGGKKICGILIENDSYNGRIVTGVGINLNNRVPAGKGINAVSLSKLTGKKTDIDEFFCGVLKRIDQNLADIKTGRAQLISRWVRYQESLKGRQIKVIKNGSVKIYKALNVTSKGTIMTECGKEIKGEVFFL, from the coding sequence GTGAAAATCAACCCTATTGAAGCTGTCCTGAAAAACAAACTTCTTAATAATGTTATTGTTTTTGATACAATTGAATCCACAAATAATTATCTTATTAATAACAGCAATCCGTCCGGGACTGTTGCCGTGGCTGCTGTGCAGAAATACGGCAAAGGTAAGCAAGGGGCATCGTGGATATCCGCAAGGGGAGGGCTGTGGTTTTCGTTTATAATCCATAAGAAAATAAAAATGCCTTTTTTATTTGTCATATTGTCATCTGTAGCGGTGGCGGACACCCTGAAATCTTACGGCGTAAAACCGGAAATAAAGTGGCCCAACGACGTGCTTGTAGGCGGAAAAAAAATATGCGGTATCCTTATAGAAAACGACTCCTATAACGGCAGAATTGTGACAGGGGTTGGCATTAATTTAAATAACCGCGTTCCTGCGGGTAAAGGGATTAATGCTGTTTCATTATCAAAACTTACCGGTAAAAAAACAGATATAGATGAATTCTTTTGCGGTGTATTAAAGCGGATAGACCAAAATCTTGCGGATATTAAAACCGGGCGTGCGCAGCTTATATCGCGGTGGGTAAGGTATCAGGAAAGTCTTAAAGGCAGGCAGATTAAGGTTATTAAAAATGGTTCTGTGAAAATATATAAGGCGTTAAATGTGACATCTAAAGGCACAATTATGACTGAATGCGGGAAAGAAATTAAAGGGGAAGTGTTTTTTCTGTAA
- a CDS encoding glycosyl transferase family 1, translating into MNSINDYAKIVGQAVLDDLKIAAEKLKGKKITHVNSTPVGGGVAEILTRMVPLLNQLGVRSDWQVIKGNNSFFDVTKKMHNNIHGSGEPLTGSEIKTFIENGAFNEENMPCDSDIMFIHDPQPITLINKKRDNKWIWRCHVDASNPVASTWKFLREYIDRYDSAVFSSPLFARQLPIRQFLISPSIDPLSDKNRDMEPEEIKKYLDKYNIPTDKPLITQISRFDRLKDPVGVIQAYKKVKPYVDCRLLLAGGTAVDDPEGNVVYNEVLEAAGKDKDIMILNMPQDDNAVNAIQRASTVIMQKSLKEGFGLTVSEALWKSKPVLASHVGGIPLQIKHKYSGMLCHSIDGAAFALKMLLNNPDFADKLGKNGKEHVRNNFLLTRHIKEYMLLFLSLYSKEDVVLF; encoded by the coding sequence ATGAACAGCATAAATGATTACGCAAAAATAGTGGGGCAGGCGGTTCTGGATGACCTTAAAATTGCGGCTGAAAAATTAAAAGGAAAAAAAATCACGCATGTAAATTCCACGCCGGTAGGCGGCGGAGTCGCGGAAATACTGACAAGAATGGTGCCCCTGCTTAATCAGCTTGGGGTTCGGTCTGACTGGCAGGTAATAAAAGGCAACAATTCATTTTTTGATGTCACAAAAAAAATGCATAACAACATACATGGAAGCGGTGAGCCCCTTACCGGAAGTGAAATAAAGACTTTCATTGAAAACGGCGCGTTTAATGAGGAAAATATGCCCTGTGATTCGGACATAATGTTTATTCATGACCCTCAGCCGATAACGCTTATTAATAAAAAACGGGATAATAAATGGATATGGCGGTGCCATGTTGACGCAAGTAATCCAGTTGCTTCCACATGGAAATTCCTAAGGGAGTATATTGACCGTTATGATTCCGCCGTATTCTCTTCGCCCCTTTTTGCAAGGCAGCTGCCCATAAGGCAGTTTTTAATCTCTCCGTCAATTGACCCGTTAAGCGATAAAAACAGGGATATGGAGCCGGAAGAAATAAAAAAGTACCTTGATAAATACAATATACCGACTGACAAACCTTTAATTACCCAGATATCCAGGTTTGACAGGTTGAAGGACCCTGTGGGGGTAATACAGGCGTACAAAAAGGTAAAACCTTATGTTGACTGCAGGCTTCTGCTGGCAGGCGGGACGGCGGTGGATGACCCGGAAGGTAATGTTGTTTATAATGAAGTGCTTGAAGCCGCGGGAAAAGATAAAGACATAATGATACTTAACATGCCGCAGGATGATAACGCCGTTAACGCCATTCAAAGGGCGTCAACGGTGATAATGCAGAAATCACTTAAAGAAGGCTTTGGGCTTACAGTCAGCGAGGCGCTGTGGAAGTCAAAACCGGTTTTGGCTTCACATGTGGGCGGGATCCCGCTTCAGATTAAGCATAAATATTCGGGGATGCTGTGCCATTCAATAGACGGAGCCGCGTTTGCGCTGAAAATGCTGCTGAATAACCCTGATTTCGCGGACAAACTGGGCAAAAACGGGAAGGAACATGTAAGGAATAATTTCCTGCTTACAAGGCATATTAAAGAATATATGCTGCTTTTTCTATCCCTTTATTCCAAAGAGGACGTTGTGCTTTTTTAA